A window of Nocardia arthritidis genomic DNA:
GTGACCGTCGACGAGCGGTTGCGCCGCCCCGTCGATCTCGCCATCGATTCCGGTGACCGCCTGATGATCACCGGCGGCAACGGTGCGGGCAAGTCGACGCTGCTCGCGGTGCTCACCGGAACGCTCACGCCGACAACGGGTTCGGTGCACCGCGCCCGCAAGGGTCGCCTCCGGCTGCTGCGCCAGGAGTCCGAGCTGCCGCCGCGACGCCGCGCCCGAGACGTATACGCCACGCACACAGCGCAATTGGTGGCCGATGGGCTACTGCCGGAAGGCGAAGTGGTCCCCTTCTCCACCCTAGGTCTGCTCTCCTCTCGGGATGCGAACAAACCCATCGCCGACCTGTCGATGGGCCAGCGACGCCGCCTCGACTTGGCGCTGGCCCTGGCCGCACGCCCGCATGCGCTCCTACTCGACGAGCCGACCAACCACCTGTCCATCGCACTCGTCGACGAACTCACCGACGCGCTGCACGCCACCGCCGCCGCCATCGTCGTCGCCACCCATGATCGCCAATTCCAGCGCGATGTCGGCGGCTGGCCGCGCTTGAACCTCTAGGCACAGTCGATCGGGCCATTGGGGATTACTTCCCCAATGGCTCTCGGCAAGATCGGCCCGCATCGATATCGCGCTGGTGAGGGTGAACCTTGCCGTTCGCGTATCGGTGGATGCCGAACGGGACTTGGACGGGCGGCGATCGAAATTCCTAACGTCTTCTCGCAGGCCGCGGGATATCGACTGTGGGCCAACACATCCCGCAAGCACGGGAAGGATCCTCCGATGGTCAGGGCAAGGAAGTCTTCGGTCGTCGTCGTGGCGCTGGCCGCACTGGTGTGCACCGTCGTCCGGCCGCAAATACACACGGCGGCAGCGGATGTCGTGCGGTTCCAGCATCCCGGCGTGCTGGTCGGCGATAAGCAGCTGACGTTCGTCCAGGATCGGCTGGCCGCCGGCGCCGAACCGTGGAAGTCGGCCTTCGCCGACCTACAGGCCAGCCGATATGCCGCACTCGATTGGCAGGCCAAGCCGCGCGCCACCGTCGAATGCGGCTCGAGCTCCAAACCGAACAACGGCTGCTCCGACGAACGCGACGATTCGATGGCCGCCTACACCGACGCCCTCGCGTGGGCGCTCACCAAGGACCAGCGGTACGCGGACAAGGCAATTCAGATCATGGACGCCTGGTCGGCGACCATTCGCGAACATACGAACACCAACGCGCCGTTGCAGACCGGATGGTCCGGCAACAACTGGTCCCGCGCGGCGGAGCTCATCCGCTACACCGGTGCGGGCTGGGCCGCGGCCTCGATCGATCGCTTCGCCACCATGCTGCGCGACGTCTACGCGCCGCTGCTGACCCCGGGAAGCCCACGCAAGAACGGCAATTGGGAACTGATCCAGGCCGACGCGCTGCTCGGCATCGCGGTATTCCTCGACGACAACGATCTATTCGGACAGGCAATTACACTGTGGCGCAACCGATTACCCGCATACATCTACCTGACCACCGACGGCCCGCGGCCGGTGCCGCCGCCGAACGCGGGCATCACCGACCCCGACGCGCTGATCAAATACTGGCAGGGCCAGTCGACGTTCGTCGACGGACTGGCCCAGGAGACCTGCCGCGATTTCGGCCACACCGGATGGGGTTTCGAGGCCGCGGCGCAGGCGGCCGAAACCGCGCGGCTGCAGGGCGTGGATCTGTGGTCCGAGGGCCGTGACCGCCTGGTCAAAGCGCTGGAGTTCCACACCGCCTACGACAACGGCGCGGATGTGCCGGACTGGCTGTGCGACGGCAGCGTGAAAACCGGACTCGGCCCGGCGGTGCAGCTCGCCTTCAACGAATACCACTCCCGCGAGGGCATGCCGATGCCGCAGACCGAACGATACGTGGCCGCGCACAGCCCGTTCGAGGTCAACTACTTCATCGGCTGGGAGACGCTGACCGACACCGGCGCACCCTGACGGGTGCGGGCAGACTGGAGTCTGTGCGATTCGTGATGCGACAGCGCGTATTGAGCCTCGGCCAGGACTACTGGGTCACCGACAGCGCGGGGAACCGGGTATTCCTCGTCGACGGGAAGGTGCTGACCTTCCGTCGGCGGTTCCAGCTGCGGGGTCCCGGCGGCGAGATATACGCGGTGGCGCATCGCAGACTCATCGCACTGCGCGACACCATGGTGGTCAGGTCCGGCGGACGGCACGCGGCCACCGTGCGCACGAAGCTGTTCAGTCCGGTCCGCCACAGCTTCACCATCGCCCTCGCCAACGGTGAACGGTGGGTCGCGCGCGGCGATCTCATCGAGAAGAACAACACGCTGGAGGGTCCGCAGGGCGTGGTCGCACACACCTCGCACCGGTGGTTCCGGATCCGCGACAGCTACGGCGTCGAGATCTACCACCCCGACGTCCCACTGGCGCTGGCCCTTGTCGTGTGCATCGACGAAATGGTCGCCGCCGAACGCGCTCGGGAGTAGACCCCTGCCAGGGTGCTGCCCGGTTGTGATGCCACTGGATGTGCTCACGGCCGGGCAGCTGGCCAGGAACCCGATACCGCGAGATCAGCTGCGCCACTAGCGAAACGGCTTGCGGCACAACGTGTTATGCACCATCTCGGTGAGCGTCACGATGTCGAAGACGGGTAGGCCGATGCGACTTCGGATGGCGTGGGCGTACGGGACCAGATCGGTGCATTCGATGACGAGTGCGCCCATATCCGGGTTGTGCGCGGCCAGCTCGGTCACCTCGTCGAGCACTTCGCGGCCGAGGCGTTCGGCATCGAGTTCGGTGCGGCGGCCTTCGAGGACGACCTCACGGAATTCGGGATGCTCCGACATGCCCGCGACGCGGACCGGCACGGATTCACCGCCGATCGCCGCCAGATGACGGTGGGTGAGCGACTCCTTCCTGGCGACGAGCAGACCCACCGTGCGATCCGCGGCCAGCATGCGGTGCACCATCGGCAGCTGGATCAGGCTGGAGCTGAACAGCGGAACACGCACGGCGTCGGCCAGTTGCGCCTGAAAGATGACGAGGAAGCCGCACGCGGCCGTAATCGCCGCGACGCCTTCGGATTCCAGTTTCCGCGCGGCGTCGACGAATGGGCGCAGCAGTGCCGGATCGGCCTCGGTCACCACTCGCCGCGGTGTCGCGCCCCGCACCACCTCGTACACGACCGGAAAGTCGAATGTCGCCGGATTCCGGATATGGCCCGGATTTTTGGTGAACGCGGTGTCGAGGCACAGCACACCGATCGCATCCGTCATATCAACCTCGTTTCGCATGACCGCCGCCGAAGCGGTTCGGCCGCAACGGAATCGGATCGGTGACCGGTTGCGCACCGGATAGCAGCTGCCCGACCAGTTCCCCGCCCGCGGGCGCCAGCCCCATGCCGATATGGCCGTGGCCCGCCGCGACGAGTAGATTGCCGAAATCACCGGCGCGCCCGATCAGCGGCAGGCTGTCCGGCGTGCACGGCCGAAATCCGCTCCAGGTCTCCAGGATTCGGGTTTCCTCCAGTGCGGGCAGATAGTCGCGGACAGTTCGCAGCATCGCCCGCACCCTGCGGTCGGCGGCGGCGCCGTTCATCCCGGTGAGCTCGAGCCGTCCACCGACGCGCAGGCGCTCGCCCAGCGGCACCATCGCAATCCTGCCCTCACTCAACAGCACCGGACGACTGGGCGCGCTCGCCGGGCGCTCCATGGTGACGCTGTAACCCTTCACCGGCTGCAACAGCAGGCCGATACCGGCCATCCGGGCGCAGTCGGCCGACCACGCGCCCGCGGCGACAACCACGTCCGCGGGACGGAATTCGCCCCGATTCGTTCGCAGCAGCCGGACCCGCCGCCACTCGGTCTCGAACCCGGTCACCTCGGTGTGCTCACAGATCTCGACGCCCAAATCCCGTAGCATCCGGCCGAATTCGGTGACGAACTCCGGTACGTGCAGATAGGCGCCCTCCGGGTTGTACAGGGCGCCATGGATGTCGAACCGCGTCTTCGGTTCGAGCTCGCCGAGTTCATCCGGGCCGAGTACGCGCAGCGGTATTCCGTTGTCCACCGCGCGGGGTACCGCCCGGCTCGCCTCGGCGAAACCGCGCGCGGATTTGAACGTCAGCACGATGCCCGGTGAATCCAGTTCGGCGGCAAAGTTTTCCGATGAACACAGGGCGTCGAGCAATTCGAGGCTGCGCCGCTTCATCCCGGCCAGCACCCGGAATCCGGCCGCCGCGGCCTCGGCCGAGCACGCCCGGCGGAAATGCCAGAGCCAGCGTAGTAATTCGGCATCCGCGCGCGGTTCGATATACCAGGGCGCGTCCGGGCGCAGCATGCCGAGCGCGCGCAGCGACCGCATGCCCGGCTCGGCCAACGGCGCGGCGCCGTGGCTGCCGACGAATCCGGTATTCCCGTAGGAGCACGACTGCGGCCCGCCGAGCGCGCCGCGCTCCAGCACGGTCACCGACGCACCGCCGAGGCGCAGATAGTAGGCACAGAACAGACCGGCGACCCCGCCGCCGACGACCACCACATCCGGATCGTCGCGCACGGGAGCCGGGTCTCGGTTCACCACGATTCCGGCCTACACGGTGACGACGAAGAAGTTCGTCGGCAGGTTGACCACCACCCGCTCGTAGATCTGGGCCATCAGCGCGATACCCGGCTCGGCGAAGGTGCCCTCGGGCGGTTCGGCGAAGCGGATGACCGAGCGCCCGGCGTCGAAAAGCTGTGCGCCGTGGCCGAAATCGCCGACGATCGCGGTCCCCGGCTCGACAAGGCGGGTGCGCACGATGAACACCCCGTTCTGCTCGAGATCCTCCATCAGCCGACCGCTTCCCATGGCCAGGTAGTAGTCGACGGGGTTGATGATCAGGCCGTCGGCGGTGCCGCCCATCTGCTCTACCTCGTTGCAGGCGCGCAGGATCGTCGAGGCGAACGGCCCCGGCGCGGTCATCCGTTCGATACCGGGCATATTCAGCAGCCCGCCCTCGCCGCTGATGATGGTGTGATTCTCGGCAGTGCACAGCCGGACGATCAATCGATAGTTGATGAAGTTCTCGAAGGTTTCCGGATCCGTCCACAGCTCGGGCGGCACCCTGACCCACGCCGTGGTGGTGAGCAGTTCCGGGATCGGCGACTTGTGGAATCCGCTGGCCAGCTCGCGCCGCACCTCCGCGCCGGCGATCGGCGCGTCACCCGCGCTCTCGTGCCAGTAGAAGTGGCGTGGATCACGGGACAGGTCAATGGTTTTCAGCATATTGCGGGCCGGGTTGCGCGGTTTGCGCCGCGAGCTCGTGAGCGAATCGGTGAT
This region includes:
- a CDS encoding family 3 encapsulin nanocompartment shell protein — translated: MLKTEGIKQTLAQVVADRKNERSPGRVFAECCAEQGLDAAVEYDVTITDSLTSSRRKPRNPARNMLKTIDLSRDPRHFYWHESAGDAPIAGAEVRRELASGFHKSPIPELLTTTAWVRVPPELWTDPETFENFINYRLIVRLCTAENHTIISGEGGLLNMPGIERMTAPGPFASTILRACNEVEQMGGTADGLIINPVDYYLAMGSGRLMEDLEQNGVFIVRTRLVEPGTAIVGDFGHGAQLFDAGRSVIRFAEPPEGTFAEPGIALMAQIYERVVVNLPTNFFVVTV
- a CDS encoding NAD(P)/FAD-dependent oxidoreductase; this encodes MVNRDPAPVRDDPDVVVVGGGVAGLFCAYYLRLGGASVTVLERGALGGPQSCSYGNTGFVGSHGAAPLAEPGMRSLRALGMLRPDAPWYIEPRADAELLRWLWHFRRACSAEAAAAGFRVLAGMKRRSLELLDALCSSENFAAELDSPGIVLTFKSARGFAEASRAVPRAVDNGIPLRVLGPDELGELEPKTRFDIHGALYNPEGAYLHVPEFVTEFGRMLRDLGVEICEHTEVTGFETEWRRVRLLRTNRGEFRPADVVVAAGAWSADCARMAGIGLLLQPVKGYSVTMERPASAPSRPVLLSEGRIAMVPLGERLRVGGRLELTGMNGAAADRRVRAMLRTVRDYLPALEETRILETWSGFRPCTPDSLPLIGRAGDFGNLLVAAGHGHIGMGLAPAGGELVGQLLSGAQPVTDPIPLRPNRFGGGHAKRG
- a CDS encoding LURP-one-related/scramblase family protein, which translates into the protein MRFVMRQRVLSLGQDYWVTDSAGNRVFLVDGKVLTFRRRFQLRGPGGEIYAVAHRRLIALRDTMVVRSGGRHAATVRTKLFSPVRHSFTIALANGERWVARGDLIEKNNTLEGPQGVVAHTSHRWFRIRDSYGVEIYHPDVPLALALVVCIDEMVAAERARE
- a CDS encoding aspartate/glutamate racemase family protein; the protein is MTDAIGVLCLDTAFTKNPGHIRNPATFDFPVVYEVVRGATPRRVVTEADPALLRPFVDAARKLESEGVAAITAACGFLVIFQAQLADAVRVPLFSSSLIQLPMVHRMLAADRTVGLLVARKESLTHRHLAAIGGESVPVRVAGMSEHPEFREVVLEGRRTELDAERLGREVLDEVTELAAHNPDMGALVIECTDLVPYAHAIRSRIGLPVFDIVTLTEMVHNTLCRKPFR
- a CDS encoding alginate lyase family protein: MVRARKSSVVVVALAALVCTVVRPQIHTAAADVVRFQHPGVLVGDKQLTFVQDRLAAGAEPWKSAFADLQASRYAALDWQAKPRATVECGSSSKPNNGCSDERDDSMAAYTDALAWALTKDQRYADKAIQIMDAWSATIREHTNTNAPLQTGWSGNNWSRAAELIRYTGAGWAAASIDRFATMLRDVYAPLLTPGSPRKNGNWELIQADALLGIAVFLDDNDLFGQAITLWRNRLPAYIYLTTDGPRPVPPPNAGITDPDALIKYWQGQSTFVDGLAQETCRDFGHTGWGFEAAAQAAETARLQGVDLWSEGRDRLVKALEFHTAYDNGADVPDWLCDGSVKTGLGPAVQLAFNEYHSREGMPMPQTERYVAAHSPFEVNYFIGWETLTDTGAP